GTCATTCTTTTGGGCACCTTTGCTTACTACAATTCCTCCAGGGCCGTACAGGACAAGGTAAACGAGAGCAATAAGCAGCTTATGCAGCAAATGCAGATGCGCGTCGAGCAGACGCTCAGGACGATTGACAACTCGGCAACGCAGCTGCTGCAGTCCCCCGTCGTCACCGGCGCCTTCGATAAAAGTATATCGAATCACGACTTCGAAATGGTGCATGAGCTGTTTAAAGGCATTGCGCAAATTCAAACCTACGAGCTCGGCATCAAAGATGTTTTTCTGCTGAGCCTCAGCAAGGATTGGATGGTCTCGAGCACCGGTGTAAACGAATACAGCTCATTGGACTTTAAGCCACAGCTCGAAGCCTTCTCCCGTGCGGCAGCGGGCTCCTTCTGGACACGAGGAGCGGACAATCAGGCGAATTCCTTTCAGTCCATCTACTTTGTGAAGAAGTATCCTTTTAACGCCGTCAATCCGAAAGGGATCATTTGCGTCGTGCTGTCGTCCGATGTGATGAAGGAGTTTATTTCGTCTCAGAACGACAAACTCGGCAGCGCGTTTATTCTGGATCAAAATTTCCGCATCATCGATCATCGCGACCGGGCTCAGCTGGGAAAGAACATGTCGGAACAACCCTACTTGAAGCCCCTTCTCGAAACGCAGGACGCTTTGGGCCAGTATACCGCCGAGCTGGATGGAGAGACGGTCACCGTCACATACCGGAAGTCCTCCTACAACGGCTGGAATTATGTTTCCGTGGCCTCCAACGAACAGGTGAACGCGCAAAATAAAATCATCGGCTGGATGACGTTGCTCGTATGTTTGGCCATCCTGCTGGTCACGCTGATTCTCGCCTGGTTCGGATCCAAGAAGATGTACAGCCCGATTCGATCCATCTATACGGCTCTGACCGGCATTCCTTCCACGGGCGACGCCCGGAAGCCAACCGGCGAGCTTCAGCTGATCGGGGAACGCGTCAACTATTTGATCCGAAACCAATCGCTGATCATGAATGAGCTCAGGGGGCAGCAGGTGCAGCTCAAGGAATTTTTCGTGCAAAAATTGTTTGGCGGCGCCATCCGTCCGGCAGATTTCGAGGAAAAATTGGGCCTGTACGGTTTGGATAAGCCGTGGCCTTCCATGTGCGTGCTGGCCGTTCAAATCGATACGCTGAAGGATACAAAGTATGAGGAGACGGACCGGGATTTGCTCATGTTCGCCATCGGCAATATTGTCGGCGAGCTGGTGCCGGCCGAGCAGAGGCTGGTTCCGGTGGTCACGTCGGATTTCCAGGCGACATTGATCGGCTCTCCGAAGGAAGGGGCCGAGTTTAAAGAGCAGATCTTTGCCCTGTCTGACGAGATCCAAAAGGCCATTTATCAATATTTGGACATGAAAGTGAGCATCGGAATCAGCCGACCGTTCGGCTCGTTCGCGGAAGCCCGGCAAGCGCTGCACGAAGCCGTGACCTCGCTCAAATACAGGGTGGGGCTGGGACAAGAATCGATTTTGTTTATAGAGGACGTACAGCCGCAGAAGAGCAATTTGTACATGTTCCCGCATGAAGTGGAGCAAAATTTGTTCGATGCGATCCGGGCGGGGAATGCGGAGCAGTCGGAAGCGGCCTTGAATCGTTTTATCGGGGAGCTGTTCCAGCCCAATACGCAGCATCGGGACTATCAGCTGTCGCTCTTGCGGTTTCTGGTCGACCTGCTCAAATTCGGGCAGGAATTGTCTATTCCCCTGGATCGGATTTCCGAAGATGAAGCTTCCTTGATCCAGTCTTTGTTCAAGCTTCGAAACGTGAAGGAAATGGAGATTTGGTTCCGGTCGACGTTTGTGCATCCTTACATTCAGGAGCTGAGCAGCCGCCGCGATTCCCAGTTCAAGCATATTTCGGAAGCGGTTATCGATATGATTCATCGGGAATTCGATTCGGACCTGACGCTGGAAAAGTGCGCTTCCCGCATCAATTATCACCCTCATTATGTGAGCCGTGTTTTCCGTCAGGAAACCGGCACCAATTTCGGCGAATATTTGGCGCAGTACCGGATTGACATGGCCAAGAAATGGCTGAAGGAGTCCGATCTGAAAATTGCCGAAATCGCCGAACGCCTGGGGTACAACAACTCCGCCAACTTTATTCGCTCCTTCCGTAAAATGGTGGGCATGACCCCGGGGCAATACCGCGAAGAGGGGTAAGGAGCGCACGGAACAAAGAACTCGTTTGTTCATCAAATGCTAACTTTGGCGTTTCTTCCGAATCCTCTCCCATTGCATAGTCCTTTCGGATCCGCTTGCGATCAGGAGGAAAAGGTCCGCTGGCCCTTTCCTCCCTCCGTCAACAAGCCTGATCACTTCGCCACTTTGGCGTATTCCGCATTCATTTCGTCTATGACCTTGCTTCCGCCGCTTTGCAGCCATTTATCCACGGCTTGCTTCCAGTCGTTTTCATTGATGGCCCCCATGATGAATTTCACCGTGGCATCCTGAATGATCTTGGAAAGCTCCTTGCCCTTCTCCGTCTCCGTATTGGAGATAAACGGCGCCGCAGGGTTGGCCAGGGCGATCTTCGCGTTGTCCTGGAACAGCTTTGTGCTGAGCTTCTCCAATTCCGTTCCATAACTTACAACTTCGTTTTGCAAAACCATAAACTGATTGCCGTCCGTAATTTCGGCCTTAATTTTCGGATCCGTATTCGGCTTATAGCTGCCGTTTTCCACGGTGTACTGCTTTCCTTCAATTCCGTACTTCATCAGGTTCTGGATATCTTTCTCGGATACTCTATCGAAATAAGTGAGAATTTGCTTCAGCTCCGCTTCCGTCTTCACGCTTGTTTTCGGAATCATGTACATGCCCAAAAAGCCGGAGCCGGCGCGGGTTCTTTCACCCTTCGGACCGGAGATGCGGTTGATCAGGTTAATTTGCGCACTCGGAACGACCTTTTTGATGTTATCCTCTATTCCTTTGCCGTCCAGCATATTATCGATCCAAAGTCCGGCTTGGCCTTTGTACATCACGGCCCGGCCATCCGGAATGAGCGCGAAGTCCTGATTGATGATTTTCTCGTCATACAATTTTTTGTAGAACTTCATCGTGTCCATGTAAGCCGGCGTCATATGGGCCGGAATGAGCTTGCCGTCCTTCAGCTCCCATTCGTTCGGACCGCCCATATAAGCCAGGATGTCTTTAAAGCCGGCTATAACTCCGCCCTGCATCCCCACGGCAAGCCCGATCGTGTCCTGTTTGCCGTTTTTGTCCGGGTCCCCCGTTGTAAAGGCCTTCAAAACATTATAAAGCTCATCCATATTTTTCGGCGGCTGCAGCCCCAGGTTCGTTAACCAATCCTGACGGATCATGAGGCCGAAGCGGGCGAGATCTCTCTCGCGGTACAAGCCGTAAATTTTGCCGTCGATCGATACGTTTTTCAATACGATATCCGACATCTTGCTCAGATTCGGGTAATTTTTAAGATATGGTCCGACCTCCCAGAACATGCCGGTGCGGGCTGCGTTAATAATGAAGGAAGCCTTCGGCTCCAGCGCCACAAACGTTTTCGGCAGCTCGCCGGATGCGACGGTCGCGCTTAATTTATCCGTGTAGGACGAAGCCGGCACCCACGACACGGTAAGTTTCGCATTTGTTTTTTCCTCGAGCTGCTTGAGAACCGAGCTGTCTGCGGGCATCGGCTCCGCGTTGTAGCTCGGCAGCATCATCGTCAGCTGAAGCGGACCTTGATTCGCTCCGTTTCCCTGGGTAGCTTGCTCTTTCCCGCCGCAGGCGGTAATGGCCAACGTTACCGAAGCGAGCAAAGCTCCGGTTTTGACCAGCGTCTTTCGATGTCTTCTGTACATGTAGAAATCCTCCCTTTTTCCTAATCCTATTATATCTTCAACCCTTAACCGAGCCTAGCAGTACCCCTTTGGCAAAATGTTTCTGCAAAAATGGGTATACAAGCAGGATCGGCAGGGTGGATATCACAATAACCGCCATCTTCACCGATTGCTCCGGCGGTGCGAATTCCGCATCCATCGCGGTGGAGTCCCCGATCCCGCCTGAGGCCAAAATGACAATCTGCCTTAAGAGCACTTGAATCGGCCATTTGGTATTGTCATTGATATACAGCACTGCGTTAAAGTACGTATTCCAATGTCCCACCGCATAAAATAACGAGAATGTTGCAATGGCCGGCATGGATAGCGGGAGCACGATGCGGAAAAAGATTCCAAGGTCGTTGCAGCCGTCGATTTTCGCGGATTCCTCCAGGCCGTCCGGCAGCTGTTGGAAAAAATTCCGCATAATGATCAGGTTAAAGGCGCTGATAGCGCTCGGAATCAGCAAGGACCAGTAGGAATTGATCATTCCCAATTGCTTGACCACCAGGAACGTCGGGATCATTCCTCCGCTGAACAGCATCGTGAAGACGACCAGCATCAGGATCGGCTTGCGAAAATCCATGTCTTTGCGGGCCAACGGGTATGCCATTAAGCACGTAAAGAAGATGTTGATCAGCGTACCTGTGACCGTGATGTAGATGGTAACCAGCAAACTTCTGACCAGCGTCTGAGTCGAAAAAATATATTTGTACGCATCCAGGGAAAACTCCGTCGGGAACAAGATGAATCCCCTCTGCAGCAATTCCTTCTGCGTAGCGAACGAGCCGGCAATGACATAGATGAACGGGATTACGGTAAGCAGTGCAAATGCGACGAGCAGCGCGATGTTTACGCTGTCGAATGCGCGGCTTCCCCAGCTTGGCTTGAGCGGCATAACGTGATTACCTCTTTTCTAGTAGAGTGTGTTAAAAAAACGTGCGAAGGAGAAGGGAATGTGCTGGAGGAGCGTTAGCGTTCGCCTTTGAAATCGTAAATTAACCTTTACATGAATTCATACATTTACGATTTCAAGAGCGACCGGAAGTACATCCCTACCTCCGAGCAACATAACTTTTTGAACACGCTCTAGTAGATACCTTCTTCTCCGAATTTTTTGGCCAAATAGTTGGATACGACGACAAGAATCAATCCGATGACCGACTTAAACAAGCCGACCGCCGTACTGAAGCTGTATTGTCCTTGACTGATCCCGACGGAGTAAACATAGGTGTCAAACACCTCTCCGACCTCCCGGTTCATCGCGTTCAGCATCAGGAAGATTTGCTCAAAGCCCGTATCGAGAAAATGACCCAATCGCAGAATCAGCAAAATGACGATAGTGCTGCGAATGGCCGGCAGGGTAATATGCCACAGCTGGCGGAGCCGGTTCGCGCCGTCCATGCGTGCCGCTTCATAGAGCTGCGGGTCGACGCCGGCCAGCGCCGCAAGGAAAATGATCGTGCCCCAGCCCGTTTCTTTCCATATGACCTCGGCTGTAATGATCGTCCTGAACCACTCGTTGCTCACCAGAAAATTGATTTTTTCTCCGCCGAAACGAACGAGCATTTCGTTCACAATGCCGCCTTCCGTCGTTAAGAAGATGTAGGCGATCCCCACGACGACCACCCAGGACATAAAGTGGGGAACGTAAACCAGCGTTTGCACGGTCCTCTTGACGAATTCCTGCCTCAGTTCGTTTAACATAAGCGCGATTACGATCGGCAGCGGAAAGAAAAACAGGATATTATAAGCGGCAAGAATGAGAGTATTCCGGAAAAGGACGAGAAAATTCGAATCGCTGAAAAAGCGGTCGAAGTGCTTGAGCCCTACAAACGGACTGTCCCAGAAGCCGAGAAACGGCTGATAGTCTTTAAATGCGATGAAAATTCCGTACATCGGCCAATACTTAAAAATAAGAAAGTACAATAGACCGGGGAGGACCATAAAATAGAGCCACCGGTTCCGCACGAGTCTGCCCATCAATGTCGCCGACCTCGCGGACGAAGATGCGGGGACCCGCGCATTCAAACTTGTTTGCATGCTGCTTCCTTCCTTTCAATTCTCCATGGCATTTGGTTATGACCGTGAAACTGCAGCTTTATCATACTCGGGGGATCCGATTGCCGTCGATAGTCCCTGCTTGTTCAGATTGGCCGACGCATGCCGTTCCTATGGCGGTAAGCCGGGAATAGTCATAAGTTGCACTCGTTGTCATTGGTTGCGAATCGACGTTTTTCGCAAAAAAATCCCCGATTCGGATCGCGGCATTCCGTTAATGTGCCGTTTACCGAACGGGGATGTTGTTCTGTTTCCCGCTTATTTATTTTTGGATGTTAGCTTGACGAGATCGCCATCAGCCATTCGTCCTCGTTGGATGATACAAATCCGTAACCATCGGAATATAACCGAGCTGTCGGCTCATGGATAGGATCTGTCCTTTGTGGTGAAATTCGTGAGTAGTCGTGTGGGTAAACAACCAGAGCGGGGTTAGCATTATTGTCTCTTCCTGCCAGGATGGCGTCCCGGGGATTTTAAGATCGGGCTGATCTTCGAATTCGTTCAAAAAATCTCCGACCAGAAGGTCGATTCCGGCAAAAACTTTTCGCATGGCTTGAACATTCGAAAACTGTTCGGCTGGAATGGGCGCGATTGTCCTTTTCAGAGCGAAGCTGCCTAACCAAAAAAGGTAGCAATCCGCCGCATGCGCATGAAGGCTGCGCATCGATGCGCCGCCAAAGCTTTCATGGTCCTTCACATAGTCCGAAGTCGAGAGCGTTTCGCAGTAATGGAATAACACTTCCCTCGTTTGGCGAATCCATTCATATTGCCGGGTTAGTATACTCATGATATTTTTCCATCATCCTTCCAATCGATTCGTCAAGATGATTTTATTGTATGGCAATTCTCCACGTCGTATTTCTTACAGATTGCTGTTTTCGCCACTACACCGCAGTCCATAAGAAACGCAGACAGAATGCGCTGAATTGCGCACATGACAGAGGAGCTTGCCGTAGACAAGCTCCTCTCTATATCCCTATTCCTGTCTCAACCGTACGATATCGCCGATCGAATTATAGATGGTGCGGGCGGATTGCGCATACAGCATTTCGTCGTAGGACTGGAAAATGAACTGCAGAGAAGCCACGACGACAATGCAAATGAATGCGATCAGCAGCAGCAGCACGACCATCAGCTTGTATTTGATCTTCATATCTTTGAAAAGTCGGGATAACCGTACAAGCGATTCCGGCATTCGGAATTCCCCTTTCGCGGCATAACGCAGTCTCCCTTTAAAGATTACCGAATTCCCGGGCCGATGCCAATGAAATATTTCGACATCTGTTATGCAATAATTCGACTGCTTGTTTTCGTCCATGCGAAGCTGCTTCAACAGACAGCCATTGGGAAATCCATTTTGGCAAACCATGCACCTAAACAACAAATTTTTATACATTATTATTTTTTCTCGACATTTTTCCCATGTTTTCGCGGCTTGAATACTGTAAACTGAATCCAAAAAAAGTGGACGCAATGATTTCGAATCTGTATCTGGGCACTTGGATTCGACGGAGCTAGTAGTGCAACCGGCCATCTTTCATCCCAAAGAGGAGTGAAGAAGGAAGATGGAAGAAACCAAGAAGAACTTGGAGATTAACGACATTCTGGAGCAACTGGGAATTGATTTGAATCAGTTCAAGGAATGGAACAACCGGGAGATTGACAACGATAACGGATAAATAAAAGGAAAAAAATCCAGGAAATACCTCCTGGATTTTGAAACATACATGATTCTGCCGGAGAATGCAATTCAGCACTTTAACGCAATACATTGCAAAAGTTTGACAACCATTTGCAATTTTCGCGTTACCCGTAGGGAAGAAACTCGGTGACTTGTACCTCTTTCAACAAATCATGAACTTCATGAATATCGATATGTCCGGTAATCTCATGCATTGCGTTAGAAGCCGCGGCGGCGGTACCCAACATGACGGCTTGCACCCACTCCTCCTCATCCGGCATCGCATCCTTGCGGTCAAAGTAGCTTGCGATGCCGGCAACCATGGCATCCCCGCAGCCCACCGTGTTGACCGTTCGAATGACCGGCGGCTTGACTTGCCAAGCTTTCGAACGGCATACGACAATCGAGCCGTCCTTGTCCATGGACACAACAACAAGCCGCACGCCTCGGGCTAATATGCTTTCAGCCGCGGCAATGATGTCCGCAGCGCTATTTATCGATTTTCCCACTATTTGGACTAATTCATCCCTGTTCGGCTTGCAAAGAAAAGGGGCGCTTTCTATTCCTATCCGAAGCGGTTCGCCGCTGCTGTCCAAAATCGTCAAAGCTCCGGCCTCCTTGGCGATCCCGATTAACGAAGCGTAAGCATCGGATGCTGCCCCCGCCGGCAAACTGCCCGAAAAACATATCACTTTGCTTCGAGCTGATAGCTCGCCTGCTTTTCTTCGCAATTGCTCCCATTCCTGAGGTTCAACCCGGGGGCCCGGCTCCAATATTTCCGTTAGTGTTCCGCGTAAGTGATCCGCGATGGCGAACGCTTCCCGAGTAAGGCTTCCTATGAAAACCGGTTCGCTCGAAATCCCTCTTTTTTGTAATTCCTGATGAACAATTTGCCCGTTCGCTCCGCCAAGGAATCCGGAGGCAGTTACTTTCGAACCCAGAAGATGAGCCACTTTCGCCACATTGTTGCCTTTCCCTCCAGGCTCGGCGATGATTTTCTTTACCCGGTTTACCGAATCGAGCTGAAAATCGTCAATGACATAAAACTTATCGACGGCAGCATTTAAAGTAAACGTAGAAATCACAAACATGACACTCCTTCATCCGATCCATCATCTTATTTGAAGGAAATCGCATGTGCTTTTCCAACTGATCCGCACAAGCTGATTTTTTCGATCGCAAGCCTTTTTACGGCTTCTTTTGCCGGTACCATGTATTTGCGCGGATCCAGCTCCGTCGGATTGTCGATAAACGATTGCTTAATGGAGCCCGAAAATGCGTTCCTGAGTTCAGTAGCAACGTTCATTTTAGCCATCCCCAGGGAAACGCACCGCTTCACTTGCTCCGCAGGAATACCGGAACCTCCGTGCAGTACGAGGGGAACCGATACATTCCTCGCGATCTCGGAAATCCGGTCAAAGGCAATATTGGGCTCGCCTTTATAAATCCCATGGGCTGTGCCAATGGCAGGAGCAAGTGTCGGAACGCCTGTCAATTCGACAAATTCAGCGCATTCTGCCGGATCGGCCAACATGGCATCCTTCTCATCCACTACGATATCGTCTTCCACTCCGCCGACTTTTCCAAGCTCCGCTTCAACATTGACCCCTAAAGCTTTGGCAATTTTGACGACATGTTTCGTTCGCTTCACATTTTCCTCAAAGGGATGCATGGAAGCATCAATCATGACGGACGTATAACCCGCGCGCATACATTGCACAATCAACTCAAACTCTTGGCAATGATCCAGATGGAGGGCGATCGGAACGCTTGCCTTTTGGGCTGCTGTCTGTGCCGCAGCGACAATATAATCCATGCCCAAATGCTTAACTGTACCCACAGTCGTTTGAAGAATAAGAGGAGCGCTGCATTCCTCTGCGGCCTCCACGACGGCCTGAAGCATTTCCAGGGTATGCACATTGCAAGCTACGATTCCGTAGCCATTTTTTCTTGCTTCTATCAATAAAGGGGTAGACGAAACTAATGCCATTCCAACACACCGTCCAATCCGGTTTTTTTATACTTGCTTCGCTTTCATAAACGCGTCTATTTCTTCGAGGGTTACCGTCCCTTCCATCGGTCCTTTTTTCGCAACGGACAACGCTCCGGCTGCGTTGGCATAGTTTACGGCCTCCTGAGCGGACCATCCCAGATTCATCAAGGAAACGAAAGCGCCTGCAAAGCAGTCGCCTGCTCCAGTCGGATCAACCTCGTTCATTTCATATGGAGCAACGTCAAAAAAACCATGCGGCTCATACACCCGGCACCCTTTGCTTCCCCTCTTTACAATGACGAATGCCGCTTTTTGATTCAGGACTGAGCGGGCAGCCTTCTCCTCATCCTCAATGCCTGTGATCCACTTCAACTCTTCCTGCCCGGGCAAAAATATATCGCAGTTTGCCAGTGCAAACAAAATAAACGCTTTAATTTGATCATTCTCCATAATTTCTTTACGAATATTGGGATCAAAGGAAATTTTTACATCATATTTTTTGGCATATACAATGGCTTGACGAAGAACGGCAATCATTTCTTCATTAAAGGCTGAGCAG
The window above is part of the Paenibacillus hamazuiensis genome. Proteins encoded here:
- a CDS encoding helix-turn-helix domain-containing protein, whose translation is MKFRSPSYLFKLMLFSILIGTIPVILLGTFAYYNSSRAVQDKVNESNKQLMQQMQMRVEQTLRTIDNSATQLLQSPVVTGAFDKSISNHDFEMVHELFKGIAQIQTYELGIKDVFLLSLSKDWMVSSTGVNEYSSLDFKPQLEAFSRAAAGSFWTRGADNQANSFQSIYFVKKYPFNAVNPKGIICVVLSSDVMKEFISSQNDKLGSAFILDQNFRIIDHRDRAQLGKNMSEQPYLKPLLETQDALGQYTAELDGETVTVTYRKSSYNGWNYVSVASNEQVNAQNKIIGWMTLLVCLAILLVTLILAWFGSKKMYSPIRSIYTALTGIPSTGDARKPTGELQLIGERVNYLIRNQSLIMNELRGQQVQLKEFFVQKLFGGAIRPADFEEKLGLYGLDKPWPSMCVLAVQIDTLKDTKYEETDRDLLMFAIGNIVGELVPAEQRLVPVVTSDFQATLIGSPKEGAEFKEQIFALSDEIQKAIYQYLDMKVSIGISRPFGSFAEARQALHEAVTSLKYRVGLGQESILFIEDVQPQKSNLYMFPHEVEQNLFDAIRAGNAEQSEAALNRFIGELFQPNTQHRDYQLSLLRFLVDLLKFGQELSIPLDRISEDEASLIQSLFKLRNVKEMEIWFRSTFVHPYIQELSSRRDSQFKHISEAVIDMIHREFDSDLTLEKCASRINYHPHYVSRVFRQETGTNFGEYLAQYRIDMAKKWLKESDLKIAEIAERLGYNNSANFIRSFRKMVGMTPGQYREEG
- a CDS encoding extracellular solute-binding protein, which codes for MYRRHRKTLVKTGALLASVTLAITACGGKEQATQGNGANQGPLQLTMMLPSYNAEPMPADSSVLKQLEEKTNAKLTVSWVPASSYTDKLSATVASGELPKTFVALEPKASFIINAARTGMFWEVGPYLKNYPNLSKMSDIVLKNVSIDGKIYGLYRERDLARFGLMIRQDWLTNLGLQPPKNMDELYNVLKAFTTGDPDKNGKQDTIGLAVGMQGGVIAGFKDILAYMGGPNEWELKDGKLIPAHMTPAYMDTMKFYKKLYDEKIINQDFALIPDGRAVMYKGQAGLWIDNMLDGKGIEDNIKKVVPSAQINLINRISGPKGERTRAGSGFLGMYMIPKTSVKTEAELKQILTYFDRVSEKDIQNLMKYGIEGKQYTVENGSYKPNTDPKIKAEITDGNQFMVLQNEVVSYGTELEKLSTKLFQDNAKIALANPAAPFISNTETEKGKELSKIIQDATVKFIMGAINENDWKQAVDKWLQSGGSKVIDEMNAEYAKVAK
- a CDS encoding carbohydrate ABC transporter permease, with amino-acid sequence MPLKPSWGSRAFDSVNIALLVAFALLTVIPFIYVIAGSFATQKELLQRGFILFPTEFSLDAYKYIFSTQTLVRSLLVTIYITVTGTLINIFFTCLMAYPLARKDMDFRKPILMLVVFTMLFSGGMIPTFLVVKQLGMINSYWSLLIPSAISAFNLIIMRNFFQQLPDGLEESAKIDGCNDLGIFFRIVLPLSMPAIATFSLFYAVGHWNTYFNAVLYINDNTKWPIQVLLRQIVILASGGIGDSTAMDAEFAPPEQSVKMAVIVISTLPILLVYPFLQKHFAKGVLLGSVKG
- a CDS encoding ABC transporter permease, whose protein sequence is MQTSLNARVPASSSARSATLMGRLVRNRWLYFMVLPGLLYFLIFKYWPMYGIFIAFKDYQPFLGFWDSPFVGLKHFDRFFSDSNFLVLFRNTLILAAYNILFFFPLPIVIALMLNELRQEFVKRTVQTLVYVPHFMSWVVVVGIAYIFLTTEGGIVNEMLVRFGGEKINFLVSNEWFRTIITAEVIWKETGWGTIIFLAALAGVDPQLYEAARMDGANRLRQLWHITLPAIRSTIVILLILRLGHFLDTGFEQIFLMLNAMNREVGEVFDTYVYSVGISQGQYSFSTAVGLFKSVIGLILVVVSNYLAKKFGEEGIY
- a CDS encoding DinB family protein; protein product: MSILTRQYEWIRQTREVLFHYCETLSTSDYVKDHESFGGASMRSLHAHAADCYLFWLGSFALKRTIAPIPAEQFSNVQAMRKVFAGIDLLVGDFLNEFEDQPDLKIPGTPSWQEETIMLTPLWLFTHTTTHEFHHKGQILSMSRQLGYIPMVTDLYHPTRTNG
- a CDS encoding 1-phosphofructokinase family hexose kinase encodes the protein MISTFTLNAAVDKFYVIDDFQLDSVNRVKKIIAEPGGKGNNVAKVAHLLGSKVTASGFLGGANGQIVHQELQKRGISSEPVFIGSLTREAFAIADHLRGTLTEILEPGPRVEPQEWEQLRRKAGELSARSKVICFSGSLPAGAASDAYASLIGIAKEAGALTILDSSGEPLRIGIESAPFLCKPNRDELVQIVGKSINSAADIIAAAESILARGVRLVVVSMDKDGSIVVCRSKAWQVKPPVIRTVNTVGCGDAMVAGIASYFDRKDAMPDEEEWVQAVMLGTAAAASNAMHEITGHIDIHEVHDLLKEVQVTEFLPYG
- a CDS encoding class II fructose-bisphosphate aldolase; its protein translation is MALVSSTPLLIEARKNGYGIVACNVHTLEMLQAVVEAAEECSAPLILQTTVGTVKHLGMDYIVAAAQTAAQKASVPIALHLDHCQEFELIVQCMRAGYTSVMIDASMHPFEENVKRTKHVVKIAKALGVNVEAELGKVGGVEDDIVVDEKDAMLADPAECAEFVELTGVPTLAPAIGTAHGIYKGEPNIAFDRISEIARNVSVPLVLHGGSGIPAEQVKRCVSLGMAKMNVATELRNAFSGSIKQSFIDNPTELDPRKYMVPAKEAVKRLAIEKISLCGSVGKAHAISFK
- a CDS encoding sugar kinase, producing MAEILTIGEILVEVMAKEVGQKFEETGEFFGPFPSGAPAIFIDQAAKLGSSCTIVSKVGDDGFGKINVSRLKQDGVDVSQIGVVPDKTTGIAFVTYKENGDRDFIYTIKDSASACISRENVREELFAGCNYLHVVGCSAFNEEMIAVLRQAIVYAKKYDVKISFDPNIRKEIMENDQIKAFILFALANCDIFLPGQEELKWITGIEDEEKAARSVLNQKAAFVIVKRGSKGCRVYEPHGFFDVAPYEMNEVDPTGAGDCFAGAFVSLMNLGWSAQEAVNYANAAGALSVAKKGPMEGTVTLEEIDAFMKAKQV